A single Penaeus chinensis breed Huanghai No. 1 chromosome 42, ASM1920278v2, whole genome shotgun sequence DNA region contains:
- the LOC125047868 gene encoding enoyl-CoA delta isomerase 2-like isoform X1 — protein MATLGRFSTFFRRVHYAQTSTSSLPLYSWGLKPKIMDKDSHAFWQHSTRSMSSSPPGDPTADSSRYEHLLVTLHEGVRTITFNRPEKKNALNEKMFDEIVVALQEAADDPNTVITATTGSGNVFTAGNDQSNFRTLTMVQTRDILIRFIGAFIDFPKPLVALVNGAAVGAGTTLLPLYDIVYAKEKAIFFTPFSALGITAEGCSTYTFPKIMGPGQTTEMLLFNKKVSAAEAYRLGLVTDVFPEATFQQDVQQRLHSMAKLPLKSLVYTKALIRDIHKEALHKVNVAECQRVIERFVAVNLPGKEEYQEFVMSDCNGKA, from the exons ATGGCAACATTAGGCCGCTTCTCTACGTTTTTTCG AAGGGTACACTATGCCCAGACTTCGACAAGTTCGCTCCCCTTATACAGCTGGGGACTGAAACCCAAGATCATGGATAAGGATAGCCATGCTTTTTGGCAGCACTCGACCAGATCGATGTCCAGCTCCCCTCCTGGAGACCCCACGGCAGACAGCTCTCGCTACGAACACCTCCTTGTCACTCTTCATGAAGGCGTCAGGACTATCACCTTCAACAGGCCTGAGAAGAAGAATGCTCTTAATGAAAAG ATGTTTGATGAGATAGTTGTGGCCTTGCAAGAGGCTGCAGACGATCCAAATACCGTTATCACAGCGACAACAGGTTCTGGAAATGTGTTCACAGCAGGGAACGACCAGAGTAACTTTCGGACTTTGACGATGGTTCAGACCAGGGACATCCTCATCAG ATTCATCGGGGCCTTTATAGATTTTCCAAAACCTTTGGTGGCCTTGGTCAATGGAGCAGCTGTCGGCGCAGGCACTACCCTGCTGCCACTTTACGATATTGTTTATGCCAAGGAAAAA GCTATCTTTTTCACGCCCTTCTCTGCGCTGGGCATCACTGCTGAAGGCTGCTCTACTTATACCTTCCCAAAGATTATGGGTCCAGGACAAACTACAGAAATGTTGTTGTttaataaaaag GTTTCAGCTGCAGAAGCATACAGGCTAGGCCTAGTGACTGACGTCTTCCCAGAGGCAACATTTCAGCAAGACGTGCAACAGCGATTACATTCAATGGCTAAGTTGCCACTGAAGTCCCTTGTGTACACGAAGGCATTAATTCGTGACATTCACAAGGAAGCCTTACATAAG GTAAATGTTGCAGAATGCCAGCGAGTCATAGAGCGTTTTGTAGCCGTGAACTTGCCTGGCAAAGAGGAATATCAAGAGTTTGTCATGAGTGACTGCAATGGAAAAGCTTAG
- the LOC125047868 gene encoding enoyl-CoA delta isomerase 2-like isoform X2, whose protein sequence is MDKDSHAFWQHSTRSMSSSPPGDPTADSSRYEHLLVTLHEGVRTITFNRPEKKNALNEKMFDEIVVALQEAADDPNTVITATTGSGNVFTAGNDQSNFRTLTMVQTRDILIRFIGAFIDFPKPLVALVNGAAVGAGTTLLPLYDIVYAKEKAIFFTPFSALGITAEGCSTYTFPKIMGPGQTTEMLLFNKKVSAAEAYRLGLVTDVFPEATFQQDVQQRLHSMAKLPLKSLVYTKALIRDIHKEALHKVNVAECQRVIERFVAVNLPGKEEYQEFVMSDCNGKA, encoded by the exons ATGGATAAGGATAGCCATGCTTTTTGGCAGCACTCGACCAGATCGATGTCCAGCTCCCCTCCTGGAGACCCCACGGCAGACAGCTCTCGCTACGAACACCTCCTTGTCACTCTTCATGAAGGCGTCAGGACTATCACCTTCAACAGGCCTGAGAAGAAGAATGCTCTTAATGAAAAG ATGTTTGATGAGATAGTTGTGGCCTTGCAAGAGGCTGCAGACGATCCAAATACCGTTATCACAGCGACAACAGGTTCTGGAAATGTGTTCACAGCAGGGAACGACCAGAGTAACTTTCGGACTTTGACGATGGTTCAGACCAGGGACATCCTCATCAG ATTCATCGGGGCCTTTATAGATTTTCCAAAACCTTTGGTGGCCTTGGTCAATGGAGCAGCTGTCGGCGCAGGCACTACCCTGCTGCCACTTTACGATATTGTTTATGCCAAGGAAAAA GCTATCTTTTTCACGCCCTTCTCTGCGCTGGGCATCACTGCTGAAGGCTGCTCTACTTATACCTTCCCAAAGATTATGGGTCCAGGACAAACTACAGAAATGTTGTTGTttaataaaaag GTTTCAGCTGCAGAAGCATACAGGCTAGGCCTAGTGACTGACGTCTTCCCAGAGGCAACATTTCAGCAAGACGTGCAACAGCGATTACATTCAATGGCTAAGTTGCCACTGAAGTCCCTTGTGTACACGAAGGCATTAATTCGTGACATTCACAAGGAAGCCTTACATAAG GTAAATGTTGCAGAATGCCAGCGAGTCATAGAGCGTTTTGTAGCCGTGAACTTGCCTGGCAAAGAGGAATATCAAGAGTTTGTCATGAGTGACTGCAATGGAAAAGCTTAG